The following is a genomic window from Hyphomicrobiales bacterium.
CTCCTCGCCCTCGAGCAGGATGCTGATTTTGATGGGCAGCGTGCCGGCCACCGCCTTCCAGGCCCGGCAGGCCTCGATGAAGGTCATCAACTGCCCCTTGTCGTCAGATGAGCCACGCCCGGTGATGATCCTGGCGCCGTTCTCATCCTCACGCAGGGCCGGCTCGAACGGCGGCGCGGACCACAGCTCGAGGGGATCGACCGGCTGGACGTCGTAATGTCCATAGAAGAGAACATGCGGGCCGTCGCTGGCTTCCTTCTGATGGGCGACCACCATGGGATGCCCGGGGGTCGGACGGACCGTGGCATCGAAGCCGAGCGCCTCCAGATCCGCTTTCAGCCAGGCGGCAGCGCTGGCGCATTCGTCCTTGTAGGCCGGGTCTGTCGAAATGCTCGGAATGCGCAGAAGAGCGAACAGCCGTTCCAGGCTCTGGTCGAGATCGGCATCGATACGCGCGAGAACGGAAGAGGTCTGAGCATTCACGGGGGCTTTTCCTTCTGCAGTTCCACCCTGTGGGGCAGGTTTGCCCAGGATGTCATTTCAAAACAGGAATAGAGCATCGGGCAAAAAATGTGTGCGGTTTTTGGATGAAAGCGATGCTCGCGCAGTCCCGGTTCGCGCGGCCGCCGGGCTGTTGCCCCGAGGTTCCGTTCCCTCCGGCTCCCAGGTGATCTAGCCTGATCCCGATCATTGATGTGGGCCGTCGGCTAACGCGCCGTCGACGATGCCCGAGGGGCGGAAGGGATGTGGAGATGACGGACGAAGCGGTAATCGGCGTCGTGACGGTGTCAGACCGGGCGAGCCAGGGCATCTACGAGGATAAGGGCGGACCTGCGATTTCGGCCTATATCGATCGCGTGCTGGCTCATCCGTGGCGGCGCGAGGCGAGGCTCGTGCCGGATGATCGCGAGACCATCGCCGCCATCTTGCGCGAGCTCGCGGATAATCACCATTGCGCCTTGATCCTGGTGACCGGCGGTACCGGGCCTGCGCCACGGGACGTGACGCCCGAGGCAACCGAGGATGTGTGCGAGCGTATCCTGGACGGCTTCGGCGAAGCCATGCGCACGGCAAGCCTCAAGGAGGTGCCGACGGCGATCCTGTCCCGCCAACTCGCCGGCACGCGCGGGAAAAGCCTGATTATCCTGCTTCCGGGGAAGCCCGCGGCTATAGAAACCTGCCTCAACGCGGTCTTCGCCGCGGTACCCTATTGCGTCGATCTGATCGGTGGCCCGCGCCTCGAAACGCGCGACGAAGAGATAAAAGCCTTTCGTCCCAAGGGGTAAGGCGGGAAATCTGACTTTTTTATCCACAGCCGGCAAATCATCAAAAAAACTTCGCAGAGCGCGATTGACAGTTCGAAGGGGGGTGTCCTATATACGGCCCATCAGCGGCGGCGCTGACGGAAACGAGGGCGCCGGCGGCGAGGTTTTCTCTGAGAGGCAAGATTGGTTGCCTGATACGAGAGTATCGGGTGGCTTGAGAATTGTCTTTATCGGGGTTCATTTTTGCCTTAGGGTCCGAGTTTCGGGCTTTTAGGTTTGGTGGATTGCCTCGGGACTTTTGCTCTTTGACAATATGATATGTGAAAGGAAGAGAAGCGTAGGCGGCGATGTCCTTGCGGTCTCTTCGGGTTCACGGGGTTGGTTGGGCTTTCGGGTCTGGTTGGCTTTGTGGGTTTGGAGAGGCGATTGAGGATATGGATGTCGCTACGTTTTATCTTTTAGAAGTTCACCTGATTACCCCTTGGGGTAATTGGTGTGAGACTTCCGTCAAGATTTGAGTAGTGACAGCCGGTTTAGATTCTCATTCAATCTGAGAGTTTGATCCTGGCTCAGAGCGAACGCTGGCGGCAGGCTTAACACATGCAAGTCGAACGCATCCTTCGGGGTGAGTGGCAGACGGGTGAGTAACACGTGGGAACGTACCTTTTGGTTCGGAACAACTGAGGGAAACTTCAGCTAATACCGGATACGCCCTTATGGGGAAAGATTTATCGCCGAAAGATCGGCCCGCGTCTGATTAGCTAGTTGGTGAGGTAATGGCTCACCAAGGCGACGATCAGTAGCTGGTCTGAGAGGATGATCAGCCACACTGGGACTGAGACACGGCCCAGACTCCTACGGGAGGCAGCAGTGGGGAATATTGGACAATGGGCGCAAGCCTGATCCAGCCATGCCGCGTGAGTGATGAAGGCCTTAGGGTTGTAAAGCTCTTTTATCCGGGACGATAATGACGGTACCGGAAGAATAAGCCCCGGCTAACTTCGTGCCAGCAGCCGCGGTAATACGAAGGGGGCTAGCGTTGCTCGGAATCACTGGGCGTAAAGGGCGCGTAGGCGGACATTTAAGTCAGGGGTGAAATCCCGGGGCTCAACCTCGGAATTGCCTTTGATACTGGGTGTCTCGAGACCGGAAGAGGTAAGTGGAACTGCGAGTGTAGAGGTGAAATTCGTAGATATTCGCAAGAACACCAGTGGCGAAGGCGGCTTACTGGTCCGGTTCTGACGCTGAGGCGCGAAAGCGTGGGGAGCAAACAGGATTAGATACCCTGGTAGTCCACGCCGTAAACGATGGATGCTAGCCGTTGGACAGCTTGCTGTTCAGTGGCGCAGAAAACTCATTAAGCATCCCGCCTGGGGAGTACGGTCGCAAGATTAAAACTCAAAGGAATTGACGGGGGCCCGCACAAGCGGTGGAGCATGTGGTTTAATTCGAAGCAACGCGCAGAACCTTACCAGCTCTTGACATGTCTCGTTTGGTTACCGGAGACGGTATCCTTCAGTTCGGCTGGCGAGAACACAGGTGCTGCATGGCTGTCGTCAGCTCGTGTCGTGAGATGTTGGGTTAAGTCCCGCAACGAGCGCAACCCTCGCCCTTAGTTGCCATCATTCAGTTGGGCACTCTAAGGGGACTGCCGGTGATAAGCCGAGAGGAAGGTGGGGATGACGTCAAGTCCTCATGGCCCTTACGGGCTGGGCTACACACGTGCTACAATGGCGGTGACAATGGGCAGCGAAAGGGCGACCTGGAGCTAATCCCAAAAAGCCGTCTCAGTTCGGATTGCACTCTGCAACTCGAGTGCATGAAGGTGGAATCGCTAGTAATCGCAGATCAGCATGCTGCGGTGAATACGTTCCCGGGCCTTGTACACACCGCCCGTCACACCATGGGAGTTGGTTTTACCCGAAGGCGTTACGCTAACCCGCAAGGGAGGCAGGCGACCACGGTAGGGTCAGCGACTGGGGTGAAGTCGTAACAAGGTAGCCGTAGGGGAACCTGCGGCTGGATCACCTCCTTTCTAAGGATGATCTTTCAAGATTGGGCATCACGCCTGATCTTATCAGATCACTTGGAACATTATGGGCCGCATGGCTTACAGGAGCCATGACGAGCCTTTTGCGGGATGTCGCCGCCTTCGTTTCTCTTTCTTTCAGGACTGACGAGCATTTTTGGCTCTCTGGGTTGGCTTGAGGCTGGTCCGGAGATAAAAGAATGCGACTTGTCGGGGAGGGCCTGTAGCTCAGGTGGTTAGAGCGCACCCCTGATAAGGGTGAGGTCGGACGTTCGAGTCGTCCCAGGCCCACCATTTATGATTGCCTCAAACGCCGGCCCGATCGGGTTTGTTCGAACCCGCAGGGTTCGCAAGGCCGACTGGCCGTCCGCGCTGAGGCGCGGTTAGCCAAGGCGACGGATGTCGCCGCTGGCGATTGAAGCCAGGGTAAACATTTTGGTCTTCGACCAAAATGGGGCCATAGCTCAGTTGGGAGAGCGCGTGCTTTGCAAGCATGAGGTCGTCGGTTCGATCCCGTCTGGCTCCACCAGATCTCCGCAGGGCTCCTTGCCTTGCGTCGAGTGTGTGTTGCGTGACGTGTCAGTCCTGTCAGATCCGGCTTTGAAGGAAGTCCGGGAATGAGTTTGCCATGGGTTTGCGGCAAGAGAGCTTGGCTCCTTGCTGCGGGTTCATGAGCATCGAATGTCTTTGTCATTGTGAAGAGGGAATATATCCGAAGGTTGTCGTGACCTAGTCTCACGGGAACCGAGGGGCGATGTGACGCCCTGGTATTCGGATATGTTCGGCAAGCATGTTTTTGAGAGCATGGATCCTGCTACGGGCAACCGGAGCGGGTTTATCGTGTTCTTGAGAACAAAAAGGTCTTTCTGTCGATGGTTTGCTGCTTATGCGGCGGACATCGACCATGAGAGTGATTAAGTGTCATAAGGGCGTTCGGTGGATGCCTTGGCGCTGAGAGGCGATGAAGGACGTGGTACGCTGCGATAAGCCTTGGGGAGCTGCGAACAAGCTTTGATCCGAGGATTTCCGAATGGGGAAACCCACCTTCGATACCTGTAAATCCGAGAATGACGGAACGGTGCATTGGCGAGCGATCGTTGATGGATAGGTTCCGGGCTGGCTGGCAAGCCGGTGATGAGCGCTCGTGAGAGCCTCGGCATTTTTGGATTTGCAGGTATCATGAAGAAGGTATCTGATCCTGAATCCATAGGGATTAGAAGCGAACCCGGGGAACTGAAACATCTAAGTACCCGGAGGAAAGGACATCAACGAGACTCCGTTAGTAGTGGCGAGCGAACGCGGACTAGGCCAGTGCTTGTGCAAATCCAACCGGAACCGTCTGGAAAGTCGGGCATTATGGGTGATAGCCCCGTACGGATGTAGAGATGTGCAAGCCTCGAGTAGGGCGGGACACGTGCAATCCTGTCTGAACATGGGGGGACCACCCTCCAAGCCTAAGTACTCCTCAGCGACCGATAGCGAACAAGTACCGTGAGGGAAAGGTGAAAAGCACCCCGACAAGGGGAGTGAAACAGTTCCTGAAACCGGATGCCTACAAACAGTTGGAGCCCAAGGTTCGTCCTGGGTGACAGCGTACCTTTTGTATAATGGGTCAGCGACTTAAAGTAACGAGCAAGCTTAAGCCGAGAGGTGTAGGCGCAGCGAAAGCGAGTCTGAATAGGGCGTTCAGTTCGTTGCTTTAGACCCGAAACCGAGTGATCTAGCCATGAGCAGGTTGAAGGTGCGGTAACACGCACTGGAGGACCGAACCGGTGCCTGTTGAAAAAGTCTCGGATGACTTGTGGTTAGGGGTGAAAGGCCAATCAAACTCGGAAATAGCTGGTTCTCCGCGAAAACTATTTAGGTAGTGCCTCGTGTGAATACTCTCGGGGGTAGAGCACTGAATGGGCTAGGGGTCCTTACCGGATTACCAAACCCAATCAAACTCCGAATACCGAGAAGTACTGCGCGGGAGACACACGGCGGGTGCTAACGTCCGTCGTGGAGAGGGAAACAACCCTGACCTACAGCTAAGGCCCCCAATTCGTGGCTAAGTGGGAAAGGATGTGAGAATCCCAAAACAACCAGGAGGTTGGCTTAGAAGCAGCCATCCTTTAAAGAAAGCGTAACAGCTCACTGGTCTAAACAAGGGTTCTTGCGCCGAAAATGTACCGGGGCTCAAGCCACGAGCCGAAGCTTAGGGTGTGCACTTTGTGCACGCGGTAGCGGAGCGTTCCGTAGACCTGTGAAGGAGGACCCGTGAGGGCCTCTGGAGGTATCGGAAGTGAGAATGCTGACATGAGTAACGACAAACAGTGTGAGAGACACTGTCGCCGAAAGTCCAAGGGTTCCTGTGTAAAGTTAATCTGCGCAGGGTTAGCCGGCCCCTAAGGCGAGGCCGAAAGGCGTAGTCGATGGGAACCACGTTAATATTCGTGGGCCAGTGGGTGGTGACGAATGCCGTGTATTGTCAGGTCTTACTGGATTGATCTGGCAGTGAAGGTGTTCCAGGAAATAGCCCCCACATGAGACCGTACCCGAAACCGACACAGGTGGACTGGTAGAGTATACCAAGGCGCTTGAGAGAACTATGCTGAAGGAACTCGGCAATTTACCTCCGTAACTTCGGGATAAGGAGGCCTTCTGTTCGGGCAACCGGACAGGAGGGGCACAGACTAGGGGGTGGCGACTGTTTAGCAAAAACACAGGACTCTGCGAAACCGCAAGGTGACGTATAGGGTCTGACGCCTGCCCGGTGCCGGAAGGTTAAGAGGAGAGGTGCAAGCTTTGAATCGAAGCCCCGGTAAACGGCGGCCGTAACTATAACGGTCCTAAGGTAGCGAAATTCCTTGTCGGGTAAGTTCCGACCTGCACGAATGGCGTAACGACTTCCCCGCTGTCTCCAGCATAGACTCAGTGAAATTGAATTCCCCGTGAAGATGCGGGGTTCCTGCGGTCAGACGGAAAGACCCCGTGCACCTTTACTGTAGCTTTGCACTGGCATTCGTGTCGGCATGTGTAGGATAGGTGGTAGGCTTTGAAGCGCGGGCGCCAGCTTGCGTGGAGCCACCCTTGAAATACCACCCTTATCGTCATGGATGTCTAACCGCGGCCCGTTATCCGGGTCCGGGACCGTGCATGGCAGGCAGTTTGACTGGGGCGGTCGCCTCCCAAAGAGTAACGGAGGCGCGCGATGGTGGGCTCAGACCGGTCGGAAATCGGTCGTCGAGTGCAATGGCATAAGCCCGCCTGACTGCGAGACTGACAAGTCGAGCAGAGACGAAAGTCGGCCATAGTGATCCGGTGGTCCCTCGTGGAAGGGCCATCGCTCAACGGATAAAAGGTACGCCGGGGATAACAGGCTGATCTCCCCCAAGAGTCCATATCGACGGGGAGGTTTGGCACCTCGATGTCGGCTCATCACATCCTGGGGCTGGAGCAGGTCCCAAGGGTTCGGCTGTTCGCCGATTAAAGTGGTACGTGAGCTGGGTTCAGAACGTCGTGAGACAGTTCGGTCCCTATCTGCCGTGGGTGTAGGAGAATTGAGAGGATCTGTCCCTAGTACGAGAGGACCGGGATGGACGTACCTCTGGTGGACCTGTTGTGGCGCCAGCCGCAGTGCAGGGTAGCTATGTACGGACGGGATAACCGCTGAAGGCATCTAAGCGGGAAACCCACCTCAAAACGAGTTCTCCCTGAAGAGCCGTGGAAGACGACCACGTCGATAGGCCGGGTGTGTAAGTGCAGCAATGCATTGAGCTAACCGGTACTAATAGCTCGTTCGGCTTAATCACTCCCATGATCCATGTCCGCTGTATTGTCCCTCACAGCAGGGACAGCACAGCAATCGACACATAGACCTTATGCTTGCCGAATCCCTCTGTCCTTCGCCGGCCCGGTGGCTCGAGCGAGGAGCCCAAACCCGATCCCATCCCGAACTCGGCCGTTAAACTCCTCAGCGCCGATGGTACTGTGTCTCAAGACCCGGGAGAGTAGGTCGTTGCCGGGCCAGCCAAGGACAGAGAGAATTCCCTCTTTCGCAGGAAATAAAAATCCTGCATGACAAACAAACATATTGGCGCGGGGTGGAGCAGCCCGGTAGCTCGTCAGGCTCATAACCTGAAGGTCACAGGTTCAAATCCTGTCCCCGCAACCAATTTTCCTCCGAGCGCCTACGGGCGCCGGCGGCGAGGTTTTCTCTGAGAGGCAAGATTGGTTGCCTGATACGAGAGTATCGGGTGGCTTGAGAATTGTCTTTATCGGGGTTCATTTTTGCCTTAGGGTCCGAGTTTCGGGCTTTTAGGTTTGGTGGATTGCCTCGGGACTTTTGCTCTTTGACAATATGATATGTGAAAGGAAGAGAAGCGTAGGCGGCGATGTCCTTGCGGTCTCTTCGGGTTCACGGGGTTGGTTGGGCTTTCGGGTCTGGTTGGCTTTGTGGGTTTGGAGAGGCGATTGAGGATATGGATGTCGCTACGTTTTATCTTTTAGAAGTTCACCTGATTACCCCTTGGGGTAATTGGTGTGAGACTTCCGTCAAGATTTGAGTAGTGACAGCCGGTTTAGATTCTCATTCAATCTGAGAGTTTGATCCTGGCTCAGAGCGAACGCTGGCGGCAGGCTTAACACATGCAAGTCGAACGCATCCTTCGGGGTGAGTGGCAGACGGGTGAGTAACACGTGGGAACGTACCTTTTGGTTCGGAACAACTGAGGGAAACTTCAGCTAATACCGGATACGCCCTTATGGGGAAAGATTTATCGCCGAAAGATCGGCCCGCGTCTGATTAGCTAGTTGGTGAGGTAATGGCTCACCAAGGCGACGATCAGTAGCTGGTCTGAGAGGATGATCAGCCACACTGGGACTGAGACACGGCCCAGACTCCTACGGGAGGCAGCAGTGGGGAATATTGGACAATGGGCGCAAGCCTGATCCAGCCATGCCGCGTGAGTGATGAAGGCCTTAGGGTTGTAAAGCTCTTTTATCCGGGACGATAATGACGGTACCGGAAGAATAAGCCCCGGCTAACTTCGTGCCAGCAGCCGCGGTAATACGAAGGGGGCTAGCGTTGCTCGGAATCACTGGGCGTAAAGGGCGCGTAGGCGGACATTTAAGTCAGGGGTGAAATCCCGGGGCTCAACCTCGGAATTGCCTTTGATACTGGGTGTCTCGAGACCGGAAGAGGTAAGTGGAACTGCGAGTGTAGAGGTGAAATTCGTAGATATTCGCAAGAACACCAGTGGCGAAGGCGGCTTACTGGTCCGGTTCTGACG
Proteins encoded in this region:
- the mog gene encoding Molybdopterin adenylyltransferase; the protein is MTDEAVIGVVTVSDRASQGIYEDKGGPAISAYIDRVLAHPWRREARLVPDDRETIAAILRELADNHHCALILVTGGTGPAPRDVTPEATEDVCERILDGFGEAMRTASLKEVPTAILSRQLAGTRGKSLIILLPGKPAAIETCLNAVFAAVPYCVDLIGGPRLETRDEEIKAFRPKG
- a CDS encoding hypothetical protein (Evidence 5 : Unknown function), yielding MTVRRGVSYIRPISGGADGNEGAGGEVFSERQDWLPDTRVSGGLRIVFIGVHFCLRVRVSGF
- a CDS encoding hypothetical protein (Evidence 5 : Unknown function), producing the protein MSLRSLRVHGVGWAFGSGWLCGFGEAIEDMDVATFYLLEVHLITPWGNWCETSVKI
- a CDS encoding hypothetical protein (Evidence 5 : Unknown function), with the translated sequence MLLTRLPLTPKDAFDLHVLSLPPAFALSQDQTLRLNENLNRLSLLKS